The Micromonospora sp. Llam0 genome contains a region encoding:
- a CDS encoding NADAR family protein, translating to MQAQVRDVADLVAAGHPVKFLFFWGHQPEADGSVGAGCLSQWSPIGFTVDGVTFATAEHYMMWRKAVLFDDQVMAERILVAPHPRAAKVLGGRVAGFDQRTWNAHRVPIVVAGNLAKFSQHPDLRAYLLATGQRVPVEASPMDRIWGIGLTRDDPAATDPARWRGLNLLGFALMRVRDTLREQAGE from the coding sequence ATGCAGGCACAGGTACGAGACGTCGCCGATCTGGTGGCCGCCGGCCACCCGGTGAAGTTCCTGTTCTTCTGGGGCCATCAGCCGGAGGCGGACGGCAGCGTCGGCGCGGGTTGCCTCAGCCAGTGGTCGCCGATCGGCTTTACTGTGGACGGTGTCACGTTCGCCACCGCCGAGCACTACATGATGTGGCGAAAGGCGGTCCTGTTCGACGACCAGGTGATGGCCGAACGGATCCTCGTCGCACCCCATCCTCGCGCCGCCAAGGTGCTCGGCGGCCGGGTCGCCGGGTTCGACCAGCGGACGTGGAACGCCCATCGCGTCCCGATCGTGGTCGCCGGAAACCTGGCCAAGTTCAGCCAGCACCCCGACCTGCGCGCGTATCTGCTCGCCACCGGGCAACGCGTGCCGGTCGAGGCCAGCCCAATGGACCGGATCTGGGGCATCGGGCTGACCCGCGACGATCCCGCCGCCACCGACCCCGCCCGGTGGCGCGGCCTCAACCTGCTCGGCTTCGCCCTCATGCGGGTGCGGGACACGCTGCGGGAGCAGGCGGGCGAGTAG
- a CDS encoding VOC family protein, giving the protein MLPECSRPGRSAATSDPRLGPRLPPRLAEGKTVKNRLHLDVRVGTGLVGDERVAALEAECARLVALGAVRVRLLRADGVSESCLVMQDVEGNEFCLD; this is encoded by the coding sequence TTGCTCCCGGAATGTTCGAGACCTGGGAGGTCAGCGGCAACGTCTGACCCGCGTCTCGGGCCGCGTTTGCCTCCGCGTCTCGCCGAAGGCAAGACCGTCAAGAACCGGCTGCATCTCGACGTACGGGTTGGCACCGGTCTCGTCGGTGACGAGCGGGTGGCCGCGCTCGAAGCCGAATGCGCCCGGCTGGTCGCGCTCGGCGCGGTACGCGTACGGCTGCTGCGCGCCGACGGTGTCAGCGAGTCGTGCCTCGTCATGCAGGACGTCGAGGGCAACGAGTTCTGCCTCGACTGA